In Pirellulales bacterium, one genomic interval encodes:
- the cyoE gene encoding heme o synthase produces the protein MPTIEQADQPAAEALAGAYGHAPLPGGIYASSALPAHPPLPGIAVGHSWPAVAAAYVELTKPRIAILELVVTAAAVYLASWGQFSWSLWWACIIGTGLVAASASSFNMWLERDLDARMPRTSRRPLPAGIISPAAALLFGWVTLLAGLAILAAGTTLLAAALGFLTWLSYVALYTPLKRHSTSNTAIGAVAGALPVLIGWAAVGHTGTLFTAELRLWTLFLVLYIWQFPHFMAIAWLYRRDYTRVGMQMLTVVDPTGHSAGVLALQTAVFFVPLASAPFLSAGAIYLVPAVAIGLAYLWLSYCFFRETTDHNARRLLRGSLVILPAWLLLLLATPLY, from the coding sequence ATGCCAACAATTGAACAGGCGGACCAACCGGCGGCGGAGGCCCTGGCTGGCGCCTACGGTCATGCTCCCTTGCCGGGCGGCATTTATGCATCATCGGCACTTCCCGCCCATCCACCCCTTCCCGGGATCGCCGTGGGGCATTCCTGGCCCGCGGTGGCGGCCGCTTATGTTGAATTGACCAAGCCCCGGATCGCGATCCTGGAATTAGTCGTCACCGCCGCGGCGGTTTATCTGGCCAGTTGGGGGCAATTTTCCTGGTCGCTCTGGTGGGCCTGCATCATTGGTACGGGGTTGGTGGCGGCCAGCGCTAGTAGCTTTAACATGTGGCTCGAGCGCGATCTGGACGCGCGCATGCCGCGCACCTCGCGACGCCCCCTCCCCGCGGGAATCATCAGCCCCGCCGCGGCACTGCTGTTTGGCTGGGTAACTTTATTGGCGGGACTGGCCATATTGGCCGCGGGAACAACGCTGTTGGCGGCGGCATTGGGTTTTTTGACCTGGCTGTCGTATGTGGCGCTTTACACCCCGCTCAAACGCCACTCCACCAGCAATACCGCGATTGGCGCGGTGGCGGGGGCCTTGCCAGTGTTGATCGGCTGGGCCGCCGTGGGCCACACGGGAACGTTATTTACCGCCGAGTTACGGCTCTGGACGCTCTTTTTGGTCCTTTATATTTGGCAGTTTCCCCATTTCATGGCCATTGCCTGGCTGTATCGACGGGATTATACCCGGGTAGGGATGCAAATGCTGACCGTCGTCGATCCCACCGGCCACAGCGCCGGGGTGCTGGCCTTACAGACAGCGGTCTTTTTTGTGCCGCTGGCGAGTGCTCCGTTTTTATCAGCGGGGGCAATTTACCTGGTTCCCGCCGTGGCGATCGGGCTGGCTTACCTTTGGTTATCATATTGTTTTTTTCGTGAGACTACTGATCACAATGCTCGACGGTTGTTACGCGGATCGCTGGTGATCTTGCCCGCATGGCTGTTGCTACTGTTGGCAACTCCCTTGTATTAG